The proteins below come from a single Triticum aestivum cultivar Chinese Spring chromosome 5D, IWGSC CS RefSeq v2.1, whole genome shotgun sequence genomic window:
- the LOC123123096 gene encoding ferredoxin--NADP reductase, root isozyme, chloroplastic, with protein MATAAASQVAFSAPVGGSDRAVRSSGIQGINSLSFGNKSWIGTALACDSKAAAQRGHVCRAVQQSSKSKVSVVPLDLESAKEPPLNTYKPKGPYTATIVSVERAVGPNAPGETCHVVIDHGGNVPYWEGQSYGIIPPGENPKKPGNPQNVRLYSIASTRYGDSFDGKTASLCVRRAVYYDPETGKEDPSKNGVCSNFLCNSKPGDKIQMTGPSGKIMLLPESDPNATHIMIATGTGVAPYRGYLRRMFMEDVPNFRFGGLAWLFLGVANSDSLLYDEEFTSYLKQYPDNFRFDKALSREQKNKSGGKMYVQDKIEEYSDEIFKLLDGGAHIYFCGLKGMMPGIQDTLKKVAEQRGESWDQKLSQLKKNKQWHVEVY; from the exons atggccaccgccgccgcgTCCCAG GTGGCCTTCTCCGCGCCCGTCGGCGGCTCGGACCGCGCCGTCAGGAGCTCCGGAATCCAG GGCATCAACAGTCTCAGCTTCGGCAACAAATCATGGATCGGCACCGCATTGGCGTGCGACAGCAAGGCCGCGGCGCAGCGGGGGCATGTCTGCCGGGCTGTCCAGCAGTCGAGCAAGAGCAAGGTCTCTGTCGTGCCCCTCGACCTGGAGAGTGCCAAGGAGCCGCCGCTCAACACCTACAAGCCCAAGGGCCCTTACACCGCCACCATCGTCTCGGTTGAGCGGGCTGTAGGGCCTAACGCCCCAGGAGAGACGTGCCATGTCGTCATCGACCATGGTGGCAATGTGCCGTACTGGGAGGGGCAGAGCTATGGGATTATTCCTCCG GGAGAGAACCCAAAGAAGCCTGGAAACCCACAGAATGTCAGGCTGTACTCCATTGCATCTACTAGGTATGGGGATTCATTTGACGGGAAGACTGCCAGTTTATGTGTTCGCCGTGCAGTTTATTATGATCCTGAAACTGGCAAGGAGGACCCCTCGAAGAATGGTGTCTGCAGTAATTTCCTATGCAACTCAAAGCCTGGGGACAAGATTCAGATGACAG GGCCCTCTGGCAAAATAATGCTCCTACCTGAGAGTGATCCAAATGCAACCCATATCATGATTGCCACTGGCACTGGTGTTGCTCCCTACCGCGGGTACCTACGCCGCATGTTCATGGAAGATGTCCCAAATTTCAGATTTGGTGGCCTGGCTTGGCTCTTCCTTGGTGTGGCTAATTCGGACAGCCTTCTTTATGACGAAGAATTCACAAGCTACCTGAAGCAGTATCCAGACAATTTCAG GTTCGACAAAGCACTAAGTAGGGAGCAGAAGAACAAGAGTGGCGGCAAGATGTACGTTCAGGACAAGATTGAGGAGTACAGCGATGAGATTTTCAAGCTTTTGGATGGCGGTGCACACATCTACTTCTGTGGTTTGAAAGGAATGATGCCAGGGATTCAGGATACACTCAAGAAGGTGGCAGAACAGAGAGGGGAGAGCTGGGATCAGAAGCTATCGCAGctcaagaagaacaagcaatggcacGTTGAGGTTTACTAG